The following coding sequences lie in one Geotoga petraea genomic window:
- a CDS encoding tetratricopeptide repeat protein, with the protein MSELKYALVYLELKPDYAKINNLPVKLPLLVQDYKKAVEENKIPLETILRGLEAQYEVQPDEYYASYLVFYLYEKFKKLLEEEDLKGAEIYLQKAASVIKDYRFHFYYGLLLKKSGQEELAEMELKQCTKENPTFAYGFYELGNLMFERKVYDEALDNFMKAIEVKKDFILSYLKIADVYMENGRYEEALDFLNQALKIDKNFAPAYLRLGVIYNQLQRYKDAFLILNRATELENVDFEIYYNLSFTLQKLGRHREAKLAIEKALEKNKEDFILHEYSLILKNLGFFQEAIDVEEQAFEIANDDNKDLILITLLKLSTIIEDIERVEKYYDLLQKEELENSAILFYFFSTLSQNNIKDAKYILEQNKETLYFESLIEKLNNLDVYIDKLENMTNKRISDSILNSITEIGTIDGKELSERLKAKGYNGIALAWLKEDNLQEAKSKPEGVGILTNALLLSGFNYALSERVNSMVSNLLWKDGEGLAFSKLLQKFYIDRVFGEKSPLEIFLEQNLEEVKDMNYKLSKVLVDYDIITMDYDTLMETKMNNFEDAVKVFISALRLDFKTKYIENDEFKDKNVKDVLEFVLNLNDF; encoded by the coding sequence TTGTCAGAATTAAAATATGCTTTGGTTTATTTGGAACTAAAACCAGATTATGCTAAGATAAACAATTTACCGGTCAAATTACCTTTATTAGTTCAAGATTATAAAAAGGCAGTTGAGGAAAACAAAATACCTTTGGAAACAATATTGAGGGGGTTAGAAGCACAATACGAAGTTCAACCAGATGAGTATTATGCTTCTTATCTTGTTTTCTATCTATACGAAAAGTTTAAAAAATTGTTGGAAGAAGAAGATCTAAAAGGTGCAGAAATATACCTTCAAAAAGCTGCTTCTGTAATAAAAGACTATAGATTCCATTTTTATTATGGGCTGCTGTTAAAAAAATCAGGACAAGAAGAACTTGCAGAAATGGAATTAAAACAATGCACAAAGGAAAACCCAACTTTTGCATACGGTTTTTATGAATTAGGGAATTTAATGTTCGAAAGAAAGGTCTACGACGAAGCTTTGGATAACTTTATGAAAGCTATAGAAGTGAAAAAAGATTTTATTCTTTCGTATTTGAAAATAGCGGATGTTTACATGGAAAATGGAAGATATGAAGAAGCTCTAGACTTTTTAAACCAGGCACTTAAAATAGACAAAAATTTTGCCCCAGCGTATCTTAGGCTTGGGGTAATATACAACCAATTACAGAGGTATAAAGACGCATTCTTAATATTAAATAGAGCAACAGAACTAGAAAATGTTGACTTTGAAATATATTACAACCTGTCTTTTACCCTTCAAAAGTTGGGTAGACATAGAGAAGCAAAATTAGCTATAGAAAAAGCTTTAGAAAAAAATAAAGAAGATTTTATATTACATGAATATTCTCTTATTCTAAAAAACTTGGGTTTTTTTCAAGAAGCCATAGATGTAGAAGAACAAGCGTTTGAAATAGCTAATGATGATAACAAAGATTTGATTTTAATAACTCTTTTAAAATTGTCCACTATAATAGAGGATATTGAGAGAGTAGAAAAATACTATGATCTCTTACAAAAAGAAGAATTGGAAAATTCTGCGATACTTTTTTATTTTTTCAGTACATTATCACAAAACAACATAAAAGATGCAAAATACATATTAGAACAAAACAAAGAAACTTTGTATTTCGAATCACTGATTGAAAAGTTAAACAATTTGGATGTTTATATTGATAAATTGGAAAACATGACAAATAAACGAATCTCTGATTCAATATTGAATAGCATAACAGAAATTGGGACAATAGATGGAAAAGAACTATCTGAACGGCTGAAAGCAAAAGGATACAATGGAATAGCTCTTGCATGGCTAAAAGAAGACAACTTACAAGAAGCAAAATCAAAACCCGAAGGAGTAGGGATACTCACAAATGCACTTCTTCTATCGGGCTTCAACTATGCTTTATCAGAAAGGGTAAACAGTATGGTTAGCAACCTTTTGTGGAAAGATGGTGAAGGGTTGGCTTTTAGCAAACTACTTCAAAAATTCTATATAGACAGGGTATTTGGAGAAAAATCTCCATTAGAAATCTTTCTGGAACAAAACCTTGAAGAAGTAAAAGACATGAATTACAAATTGTCAAAAGTATTGGTAGATTATGATATTATTACTATGGACTATGATACTTTAATGGAAACAAAAATGAACAATTTTGAAGATGCAGTAAAAGTATTTATCTCTGCATTGAGACTTGATTTTAAAACAAAATATATAGAAAATGATGAGTTTAAAGACAAAAATGTTAAAGATGTTTTGGAGTTTGTTCTTAATCTAAACGATTTTTAA
- a CDS encoding VanZ family protein, which produces MTQRSFWKITFLTYIIVLIISTVIKPPFNYSSYYYEDKIIHLLSFFIASDLFSLAFYKKENKLRYFLLLLIFSMLPLGIEYIQTFSPYRVFSYDDMFFGYYGIIIGLVYFFVKRKAFKQ; this is translated from the coding sequence TTGACACAGAGGTCTTTTTGGAAGATAACATTTTTAACATATATTATAGTTTTAATAATATCCACGGTAATAAAGCCACCGTTTAATTATTCGAGTTACTATTATGAAGATAAAATAATTCATCTATTATCTTTTTTTATAGCTTCAGACTTGTTCAGCCTTGCATTTTACAAAAAAGAAAATAAGCTCAGATATTTTCTTCTTCTTTTAATTTTTTCTATGTTACCCTTGGGAATTGAATATATTCAAACATTTTCGCCATACAGAGTTTTTTCATATGATGATATGTTTTTTGGGTATTATGGGATTATCATAGGACTTGTTTATTTTTTTGTGAAGAGAAAGGCTTTTAAACAATAA
- a CDS encoding sulfite exporter TauE/SafE family protein: MAGVGIGVLISLIGGGGGIFYVGMLTGLFSVSMDQAVSVSLATIIPTTLAASISHYRAGNIRPKIGFLLVAGGIIGVIAGSYLVTIIPLRILRIIFGIFLLVMGAGMMISRKKNQVKEETSENNQLEEPNSKENNPFSKLLIVKGLVFGLLGGLMSGMLGTSGTPPILAGLYSMGLFSLEVVGTSVMVLFFIAIAGVITHSAFGTMNWLLVVLLASGSVTGAIIGPLIGKRINKKTLDKFYGPFFTVFIILMAISMFF; encoded by the coding sequence GTGGCAGGAGTTGGCATAGGTGTACTAATTTCTTTAATTGGTGGAGGTGGAGGAATATTTTATGTTGGAATGCTGACAGGATTGTTTTCCGTTTCAATGGATCAGGCTGTGTCTGTGTCTCTTGCAACAATTATTCCGACAACCTTGGCTGCTTCAATAAGTCATTATAGGGCTGGAAATATAAGGCCAAAAATAGGATTTTTACTTGTGGCAGGTGGAATTATCGGAGTGATTGCGGGTTCCTATCTCGTAACAATTATTCCGTTAAGAATACTTAGAATAATATTTGGGATCTTTCTTTTAGTCATGGGGGCTGGAATGATGATCTCAAGAAAGAAAAACCAAGTCAAAGAAGAAACATCAGAAAACAATCAGCTTGAAGAGCCTAATTCTAAAGAAAATAACCCTTTTTCAAAACTTCTTATAGTAAAAGGCCTGGTATTTGGCTTGCTTGGTGGGTTAATGTCAGGTATGCTCGGTACAAGCGGCACGCCTCCAATCCTTGCAGGGCTATACAGCATGGGACTTTTCTCTCTGGAGGTAGTAGGCACTTCAGTCATGGTGTTATTTTTTATAGCTATCGCAGGAGTGATAACCCATAGTGCATTTGGAACTATGAATTGGCTTCTGGTGGTTTTGCTTGCATCCGGCTCTGTAACTGGTGCAATCATCGGGCCATTAATTGGTAAACGTATAAACAAAAAAACTTTGGATAAATTCTATGGGCCATTTTTTACAGTATTTATTATATTAATGGCAATTTCTATGTTTTTCTAA
- the rlmD gene encoding 23S rRNA (uracil(1939)-C(5))-methyltransferase RlmD, with the protein MELCSVYDKCGGCNKLDIAYEDQLKEKEEHSLQIFKDKEVEIENYKGIKPSPELYHYRNKMEYTFGDEYKGGPLNLGMKGRKMKFNVYYTKDCKIADNDFNDILIYTREYFKELGFSHRNYRSHIGYLRHLSLRSGKNTGQLMVHLSTDITDENDKAVETWAEGLQKLQLDGKIVSIIHSKTDRKANVLQVDEMRVLYGNDYYIDKIDDLEFKIGPMSFFQTNTKGAEVLYNTALEYAEKAEKVFDLYSGTGTIASLLSKKAKKIYAVELVEEAVQAAKENAEKNGINNVEFHAGDVKEIVEKLPEPDYVVVDPPRVGLHKNVVKYLNNKKFDKIIYVSCNPTTLAENLRDMKKVYKVKELTFMDMFPHTRHLESVALLEKR; encoded by the coding sequence ATGGAACTTTGTTCAGTATATGATAAATGTGGTGGATGTAACAAATTAGATATAGCCTATGAGGATCAATTAAAAGAAAAAGAAGAACATTCACTTCAAATATTCAAAGATAAAGAAGTGGAAATAGAAAACTACAAAGGAATAAAACCATCTCCAGAACTATACCATTACAGAAACAAAATGGAATACACATTTGGTGATGAATACAAAGGTGGTCCTTTAAACCTCGGTATGAAAGGACGAAAAATGAAATTCAACGTCTACTACACTAAAGATTGTAAAATAGCAGACAACGACTTCAACGATATATTGATATACACAAGAGAATATTTCAAAGAACTTGGATTCTCTCACAGAAACTACAGAAGTCACATTGGATATTTAAGACATTTGTCTCTAAGATCCGGAAAAAACACAGGCCAATTAATGGTTCACCTATCAACTGATATAACTGATGAAAACGACAAAGCAGTAGAAACCTGGGCAGAAGGGCTACAAAAACTACAATTAGACGGGAAAATAGTGTCTATAATACATTCAAAAACAGACAGAAAAGCAAACGTGCTACAAGTAGACGAGATGAGAGTTTTATACGGAAATGATTACTACATAGACAAAATAGACGACCTCGAATTCAAAATTGGCCCAATGTCATTCTTTCAAACAAACACAAAAGGTGCAGAAGTTCTGTACAACACAGCACTTGAATACGCAGAAAAGGCAGAAAAAGTATTCGACCTTTATTCTGGCACCGGAACAATAGCTTCTTTGTTATCCAAAAAAGCAAAAAAAATCTACGCAGTAGAATTGGTTGAAGAAGCAGTTCAAGCAGCAAAAGAAAACGCAGAAAAAAATGGAATAAACAACGTAGAATTTCACGCAGGAGACGTAAAAGAAATAGTAGAAAAACTCCCCGAACCAGACTACGTAGTGGTAGATCCACCAAGAGTGGGACTACACAAAAACGTAGTAAAATATTTAAACAACAAAAAATTCGACAAAATAATATACGTATCCTGTAACCCGACAACACTCGCAGAAAACCTAAGAGACATGAAAAAAGTCTACAAAGTAAAAGAACTAACATTCATGGACATGTTCCCACACACAAGACACCTTGAATCAGTAGCACTTTTAGAAAAAAGATAA
- a CDS encoding VOC family protein, with amino-acid sequence MKKFRMTIMCRDIEASKKFYQDFVGLKPFREFAVGEKTLGGASLCFMEDESGEIEVELVNASKGDKCTSKGLVACFFTDEEGIVAKHQKALDMGYNATEIRKPDENSTYFYVYDPDMLSIEFRVR; translated from the coding sequence ATGAAAAAATTTAGAATGACAATTATGTGTAGAGATATTGAAGCTTCGAAAAAGTTTTATCAGGATTTTGTTGGGTTGAAACCATTTAGGGAATTTGCAGTTGGCGAAAAGACTCTTGGAGGGGCATCACTCTGTTTCATGGAAGATGAAAGCGGTGAAATTGAGGTGGAACTTGTAAACGCATCAAAAGGTGACAAGTGCACATCAAAAGGTTTGGTGGCCTGCTTCTTCACAGATGAAGAAGGTATAGTTGCAAAACATCAAAAGGCACTTGACATGGGATACAATGCTACAGAAATCAGAAAACCAGATGAAAACAGCACATATTTCTATGTATATGACCCGGACATGTTATCAATTGAATTCAGAGTAAGATAA